One stretch of Punica granatum isolate Tunisia-2019 chromosome 5, ASM765513v2, whole genome shotgun sequence DNA includes these proteins:
- the LOC116208153 gene encoding protein pleiotropic regulatory locus 1 codes for MPGPTVEMDPVEPQSLKKLSFKSLKRALDLFSPVHGHIAPPDPESKKIRLSHKINVEYGGIKGTGSLPPRPARAAPQNQGQQADGSSDVLALPGPEGSKEPRKEETQNALVVGPSLQPKGLNDVVPQGKSTAIISASGSSERNYSTSAIMERIPSRWPRPVWHPPWKNYRVISGHLGWVRSIAFDPSNTWFCTGSADRTIKIWDVASGRLKLTLTGHIEQIRGLAVSKEHAYMFSAGDDKQVKCWDLEQNKVIRSYHGHLSGVYCLALHPTLNVLLTGGRDSVCRVWDIRSKMQIYALSGHENTVCSVFTRPTDPQVVTGSHDTTIKFWDLRYGKTMTTITHHKKSVRAMAMHPKENCFASASADNIKKFSLPRGEFLHNMLSQQKTIINAMAVNDEGVMATGGDNGSLWFWDWKSGHNFQQAQTIVQPGSLDSEAGIYALSYDLTGTRLVTCEADKTIKMWKEDEHATPETHPLNFRPPKDIRRF; via the exons ATGCCGGGCCCTACAGTGGAGATGGATCCCGTGGAGCCGCAGTCGCTCAAGAAGCTCAGCTTCAAGTCCCTCAAGCGTGCCCTCGATCTCTTCTCTCCAGTCCATGGCCACATTGCTCCTCCCGACCCTGAAAG TAAAAAGATTCGCTTGAGCCACAAG ATTAATGTCGAATATGGAGGAATTAAGGGTACGGGAAGTTTGCCGCCTCGGCCAGCCAGAGCTGCGCCGCAGAATCAGGGTCAGCAAGCTGATGGGTCTTCCGATGTCCTTGCTCTTCCAG GCCCAGAAGGTTCTAAAGAACCACGGAAGGAAGAGACTCAGAATGCTTTAGTTGTTGGCCCATCTTTACAACCGAAGGGATT AAATGATGTGGTTCCACAAGGCAAAAGCACTGCAATAATCTCTGCTTCTGGATCATCAGAAAG AAACTATTCTACTTCTGCGATTATGGAAAGAATTCCAAGCAGGTGGCCTCGTCCCGTATGGCACCCCCCATGGAAGAACTACAGG GTCATAAGCGGGCATTTAGGATGGGTTAGGTCAATTGCATTTGATCCAAGCAATACGTGGTTTTGTACTGGCTCTGCTGATAGGACAATCAAG ATATGGGATGTGGCCTCTGGAAGGCTAAAGCTTACACTAACAGGACACATTGAACAGATAAGAG GCCTTGCTGTTAGTAAAGAGCACGCGTATATGTTCTCTGCTGGTGATGACAAACAAGTCAAATGTTGGGATCttgaacaaaacaag GTAATCAGGTCTTACCATGGCCATCTAAGTGGCGTTTATTGCTTGGCTCTTCATCCCACTCTAAACGTCTTGCTTACTGGAGGGCGAGATTCTGTCTGCAGG GTATGGGATATTCGTAGCAAAATGCAAATTTATGCACTGTCAGGACATGAAAACACTGTTTGCTCAGTTTTCACTCGACCAACG GATCCACAAGTTGTAACTGGTTCCCATGATACAACAATTAAGTTCTGGGATCTTAGATATG GAAAAACTATGACGACTATTACTCATCATAAGAAATCTGTACGAGCTATGGCCATGCATCCTAAAGA GAATTGCTTTGCATCGGCATCAGCAGATAACATCAAGAAATTCAGTCTTCCACGGGGAGAATTTCTCCACAACATGCT CTCGCAGCAGAAAACTATAATCAACGCAATGGCAGTAAATGATGAAGGTGTTATGGCCACTGGAG GTGATAACGGAAGTTTGTGGTTCTGGGATTGGAAGAGCGGACACAATTTCCAGCAGGCCCAGACAATAGTACAACCCG GATCATTGGACAGTGAAGCCGGTATCTATGCCCTCTCTTATGACCTCACCGGTACGAGGCTTGTCACATGCGAGGCTGATAAGACTATAAAGATGTGGAAAGAAGATGAGCACGCCACTCCCGAGACTCATCCCCTCAATTTCAGGCCGCCCAAAGATATCCGGCGGTTCTGA
- the LOC116206591 gene encoding uncharacterized protein LOC116206591: MLEERQAAGPPHGLLLAAVVVVVVAVPFILGDQGEAITEAISELLSPIGLLLLPIGLLLAIQFLSSDRASFVSGIFSPGAGPDSIHRVSGSPFGVALFLVLILFLLYNRFSIFGGNDDSDE; the protein is encoded by the coding sequence ATGCTCGAAGAACGGCAAGCCGCCGGGCCACCGCACGGCCTCCTCCTCGCCGCCGTCGTCGTCGTAGTCGTCGCCGTGCCGTTCATCCTCGGGGACCAGGGCGAGGCCATCACCGAGGCAATCTCCGAGCTCCTCAGCCCCAtcggccttctcctcctccccaTTGGCCTCCTCCTTGCCATCCAGTTCCTCTCCTCCGACCGCGCCTCCTTCGTCTCCGGCATCTTCTCCCCTGGCGCCGGCCCTGACTCGATCCACCGAGTCAGCGGGTCCCCCTTCGGCGTCGCACTCTTCCTCGTCCTCATCCTGTTCCTGCTCTACAACCGCTTCTCGATCTTCGGCGGCAACGACGACTCCGACGAGTGA